The proteins below are encoded in one region of Paraburkholderia aromaticivorans:
- a CDS encoding aldehyde dehydrogenase family protein produces MDSFNPDDVAIRSGHYIGGEYVEAGERRIEVARPSDGVVYASVPLADAAMVDRAVENAWQAFKHSGWARMAPRERAKILRRFAELVEADAPTLGRLEAVGSTRPIAQAIGWDVPFTAEGIRFYAEFADKLGGDVAATDHDHLGMTIAEPYGVIGAIAPWNFPLVMASWKIAPALAAGNAVVLKPSEMTPFSVLRLAELAVQAGVPAGIFNVIQGDGRVTGDELVRHPKISKVTFTGSTRTGASIMAACANSGTKPVTLELGGKSPQIVFADAPRLDDVARRIAGAITGNAGQVCVAGSRLLVERSLAEPLAERIGKIFAELKPGATWAAGTTLSPIISAPQAARIEGIVGRTLEAGATLRYGGVRADGGADGAFYSPTLLTDVTAYSEAVREEVFGPVLTLQTFDTEEEALALAQHPEYGLAAGVHTADLGRALRFVRGLDAGTVWVNRYGRTSDFMIPTGGFKRSGIGKDLGRQAYEANLRFKSVLIDLRA; encoded by the coding sequence ATGGACAGCTTTAATCCGGACGACGTCGCGATTCGCAGCGGGCATTACATCGGCGGGGAATATGTCGAGGCGGGCGAGCGCCGCATCGAGGTGGCGCGGCCGTCGGACGGCGTGGTGTACGCGTCGGTGCCGCTCGCCGATGCCGCCATGGTGGACCGCGCGGTCGAGAACGCCTGGCAGGCTTTCAAACACAGTGGCTGGGCGCGTATGGCGCCGCGTGAGCGCGCGAAGATCCTGCGCCGTTTCGCGGAACTGGTCGAAGCCGATGCGCCCACGCTTGGTCGGCTCGAAGCAGTCGGCTCGACGCGTCCGATTGCTCAGGCGATTGGCTGGGACGTGCCGTTCACCGCGGAAGGCATCCGCTTCTACGCCGAGTTCGCCGACAAGCTGGGCGGCGACGTGGCAGCCACCGATCACGATCATCTCGGCATGACGATCGCCGAGCCTTACGGCGTGATCGGCGCAATCGCGCCGTGGAATTTCCCGCTGGTCATGGCTTCATGGAAGATCGCTCCGGCGCTGGCGGCGGGCAATGCGGTGGTGCTCAAACCTTCGGAGATGACGCCGTTCTCGGTCTTGCGGCTCGCCGAACTGGCCGTGCAGGCGGGCGTGCCCGCGGGCATCTTCAACGTGATCCAGGGCGATGGGCGCGTGACTGGCGACGAACTCGTGCGTCATCCGAAGATCAGCAAGGTCACCTTCACGGGCTCCACGCGCACCGGCGCGTCGATCATGGCCGCGTGCGCCAACAGCGGCACCAAGCCGGTCACGCTCGAATTGGGCGGCAAGAGCCCGCAAATCGTCTTCGCCGACGCGCCGCGTCTGGACGACGTGGCGCGTCGCATCGCCGGCGCGATCACGGGCAACGCGGGGCAAGTGTGCGTGGCGGGCTCGCGTCTCCTGGTCGAGCGAAGTCTCGCCGAGCCGCTGGCCGAACGCATCGGCAAGATCTTTGCCGAGTTGAAACCCGGCGCGACGTGGGCCGCCGGCACCACGCTCTCGCCGATCATCTCGGCGCCCCAGGCGGCGCGCATCGAAGGCATCGTGGGGCGCACGCTGGAAGCCGGCGCGACGCTGCGCTACGGCGGCGTCCGCGCCGACGGCGGCGCAGACGGCGCGTTCTACAGCCCGACCTTGTTGACGGACGTCACGGCCTACTCCGAAGCGGTGCGGGAAGAAGTCTTCGGTCCGGTGCTGACGCTGCAAACCTTCGATACCGAAGAAGAAGCGCTCGCGCTCGCTCAGCATCCCGAGTACGGACTTGCGGCCGGTGTGCATACCGCCGACCTCGGCCGGGCGCTGCGTTTCGTGCGCGGACTGGATGCGGGCACGGTGTGGGTTAACCGCTATGGCCGCACTTCGGACTTCATGATTCCCACGGGCGGCTTCAAGCGTTCCGGCATCGGCAAGGACCTGGGCCGCCAGGCCTACGAGGCCAACCTGCGTTTCAAAAGCGTGTTGATCGACCTGCGGGCGTGA
- a CDS encoding succinylglutamate desuccinylase/aspartoacylase domain-containing protein — MSMEAYPIEVEFPDISGHEQSASGIAYVHTFDSGAPGPHVMINALTHGNEVCGAIVVDELLRRGLRPRRGRLTLAFANVAAYQRFDPAQPDAARFVDQDFNRVWTAAVLDDTSGTSSELERARAMRPVIDTVDALLDLHSMHEKSKPLIVAGPLQKGIDLAVRLGTPATVICDEGHPEGRRMRDYEGFGDAASQKNALLIECGQHWEQSAVAVARDTTARFLLLAGVVDEADLPAGWLAPLPPVQHIVRVTEPVVASSMDFRFAAPYTGLEIFAEAGAVIGWSNGEAVTTPYDNCMLVMPSLRQLRPGVTVVRLGKIEQTVTNNPTSGQ, encoded by the coding sequence ATGAGCATGGAAGCCTACCCCATCGAAGTCGAATTCCCGGATATTTCGGGCCACGAACAATCGGCGTCCGGCATCGCCTACGTCCATACGTTCGATTCGGGCGCGCCGGGTCCGCATGTGATGATCAATGCGCTCACGCACGGCAATGAAGTGTGCGGCGCGATCGTCGTCGACGAATTGCTGCGGCGTGGGTTGCGTCCGCGGCGTGGGCGTCTCACGCTGGCGTTCGCGAACGTCGCGGCGTATCAGCGCTTCGATCCCGCGCAGCCCGATGCGGCCCGCTTCGTCGATCAGGATTTCAACCGCGTGTGGACCGCCGCGGTGCTCGACGACACCTCGGGCACGTCCAGCGAATTGGAACGCGCGCGCGCGATGCGGCCGGTGATCGACACTGTCGACGCCCTGCTCGATCTGCATTCCATGCACGAGAAAAGCAAGCCGCTGATCGTGGCGGGACCGCTGCAAAAAGGCATCGATCTCGCCGTGCGGCTCGGCACACCGGCCACCGTGATCTGCGATGAGGGCCATCCGGAAGGCCGCCGCATGCGCGACTACGAAGGTTTCGGCGATGCGGCCAGCCAGAAAAACGCGCTGCTGATCGAATGCGGACAGCATTGGGAACAGAGCGCGGTTGCGGTCGCGCGCGACACCACCGCGCGTTTCCTGTTGCTGGCCGGCGTGGTCGACGAAGCGGATCTGCCGGCCGGCTGGCTCGCGCCGTTGCCGCCGGTGCAGCACATCGTCCGCGTGACGGAGCCGGTGGTGGCCAGCAGCATGGATTTTCGTTTCGCGGCGCCGTACACGGGTCTTGAGATCTTCGCCGAGGCCGGCGCCGTGATCGGCTGGTCCAACGGCGAGGCGGTCACCACGCCCTACGACAACTGCATGCTCGTCATGCCTTCGCTGCGGCAACTGCGGCCCGGCGTGACCGTCGTGCGGCTGGGCAAGATCGAGCAGACCGTGACGAACAACCCAACCAGCGGCCAGTGA
- a CDS encoding tartrate dehydrogenase codes for MSKKYRIAVIPGDGIGVEVMPEAIRVLEAVKTRFGIELEYQHIEWASCEYYAKHGKMMPDDWKAQLQSADAILFGAVGWPDTVPDHISLWGSLLKFRREFDQYINLRPARLFAGVPSPLAGRKAGDIDFWIVRENTEGEYSSVGGVMFEGTEREFVLQESVFTRHGSERVLKFAFDLAQRRKRKKITVATKSNGIAISMPWWDKVAAGIAAQYPDVTWDKQHIDILCARFVLSPDRFDVVVATNLFGDILSDLGPACTGTIGLAPSSNLNPDRKFPSLFEPVHGSAPDIAGKNIANPIAMIWSAAMMLDFLGNHAGKEREAHDAILAAIEATLVEGPHTGDLGGKANTTEVGQAIAAKLA; via the coding sequence ATGTCGAAGAAATATCGGATCGCAGTCATTCCCGGCGACGGCATCGGCGTCGAAGTCATGCCGGAAGCCATTCGCGTGCTGGAAGCGGTGAAAACGCGCTTCGGCATCGAGCTGGAGTATCAGCACATTGAATGGGCGAGCTGCGAGTACTACGCGAAGCACGGCAAGATGATGCCGGACGACTGGAAAGCGCAACTGCAATCGGCCGACGCGATCCTGTTCGGCGCGGTCGGCTGGCCCGACACGGTGCCTGACCATATTTCCCTGTGGGGCTCGCTGCTGAAGTTCCGCCGCGAATTCGACCAGTACATCAACCTGCGCCCGGCACGCCTCTTTGCCGGCGTGCCTTCGCCGCTCGCGGGCCGCAAGGCGGGCGACATCGACTTCTGGATCGTGCGTGAAAACACCGAGGGCGAGTACTCGTCGGTGGGCGGCGTGATGTTCGAAGGCACGGAGCGCGAATTCGTGCTGCAGGAGTCCGTCTTCACGCGGCACGGCAGCGAGCGCGTGCTGAAGTTCGCGTTCGATCTCGCGCAACGGCGTAAGCGCAAGAAGATCACGGTGGCCACGAAGAGCAACGGCATCGCGATCAGCATGCCGTGGTGGGACAAAGTCGCGGCCGGCATCGCCGCGCAGTATCCGGACGTGACGTGGGACAAGCAGCACATCGACATTCTCTGCGCGCGCTTCGTGCTGAGCCCGGATCGCTTCGACGTGGTGGTGGCCACTAATCTGTTCGGCGACATCCTGTCCGATCTCGGCCCTGCCTGCACCGGCACGATCGGTCTCGCGCCGTCGAGCAATCTGAATCCGGACCGCAAGTTTCCCTCGCTGTTTGAACCGGTGCACGGCTCGGCGCCGGACATCGCCGGCAAGAACATCGCCAATCCGATCGCGATGATCTGGTCGGCCGCGATGATGCTCGACTTCCTCGGTAATCACGCCGGCAAGGAGCGCGAGGCGCACGACGCGATTCTCGCCGCGATCGAAGCGACGCTGGTGGAAGGCCCGCATACCGGCGACCTCGGCGGCAAGGCGAACACTACCGAAGTCGGCCAGGCGATCGCGGCAAAACTCGCCTGA
- a CDS encoding NAD(P)/FAD-dependent oxidoreductase — protein sequence MKLDSYWLDTAPPLLSACEGPVDGQTDVAVIGGGFTGLSAAQALGKRGAAVTVLDAGRIGGGASGRNGGQVNTGVAQDFVALVAQLGVERASACYRAFSDAVDTVERLIREENIDCNYIATGKLKLASKPHHFAHLEKTAEAIRREVDTDIELIDRSRIRSEIQSDSFYGGLLQRHGGQMHMGKFAIGLAEAAVRRGAKLYENAAVTAIVKDGSGFRITTARGEVRAKQVLIATGPSRHGPFGWYRRRLAPVGSFIVVTEPVSPELLAQVFPNRRAYTTTRLMHNYFRVTPDSRLLFGGRARFTASERPSDAKSGRILQEGLAAMFPTLASARIDYCWGGLVDMSADRLPHAGQHDGIYFSMGYSGHGTQMSTHMGQVMADVMDGHEDQNPWRESEWPAIPGHTGKPWFLPLVGTYYRIKDIFY from the coding sequence ATGAAGCTCGATTCCTACTGGCTCGATACCGCGCCGCCGCTGCTTTCGGCGTGCGAGGGTCCGGTCGACGGCCAAACCGATGTGGCGGTGATCGGCGGCGGCTTCACCGGACTGTCGGCGGCGCAAGCGTTGGGCAAGCGCGGCGCCGCGGTGACCGTGCTCGACGCGGGCCGCATCGGCGGCGGCGCGTCCGGGCGCAACGGCGGGCAGGTCAATACCGGCGTCGCGCAGGACTTCGTCGCGCTGGTCGCGCAACTCGGTGTGGAGCGCGCGAGCGCGTGCTACCGCGCGTTTTCGGATGCGGTCGACACGGTCGAGCGTCTGATCCGCGAGGAAAACATCGACTGCAATTACATCGCGACCGGCAAGCTGAAGCTGGCCTCCAAGCCGCATCACTTCGCGCATCTGGAGAAGACGGCGGAGGCGATTCGCCGTGAAGTCGATACGGATATCGAACTAATCGACCGCAGCCGTATCCGAAGCGAAATCCAGTCCGACAGTTTTTACGGCGGACTGCTGCAACGGCACGGCGGCCAGATGCATATGGGCAAGTTCGCGATCGGTCTCGCCGAGGCCGCGGTGCGTCGCGGCGCGAAGCTGTACGAAAACGCGGCGGTCACCGCCATCGTGAAAGACGGCAGCGGCTTTCGGATTACCACGGCGCGCGGCGAAGTGCGCGCGAAGCAGGTGCTGATCGCGACCGGTCCGTCGCGGCATGGTCCGTTCGGCTGGTATCGGCGGCGCCTCGCACCGGTCGGTTCGTTCATCGTCGTGACGGAGCCGGTGTCGCCCGAGTTGCTGGCGCAAGTGTTCCCGAACCGGCGCGCGTACACGACCACGCGCTTGATGCACAACTACTTCCGCGTGACGCCGGATTCGCGTTTGCTGTTCGGCGGCCGCGCGCGCTTCACGGCTTCCGAACGCCCGTCCGATGCGAAGAGCGGACGCATCCTGCAGGAAGGCCTTGCCGCGATGTTTCCGACGCTCGCGAGCGCGCGCATCGACTATTGCTGGGGCGGTCTGGTGGATATGAGCGCCGACCGTCTGCCGCACGCGGGGCAGCACGACGGCATCTATTTCTCGATGGGTTACAGCGGCCACGGCACGCAGATGTCGACGCACATGGGCCAGGTGATGGCCGACGTGATGGACGGCCACGAAGACCAGAACCCGTGGCGCGAGTCGGAGTGGCCCGCGATTCCCGGCCATACCGGCAAGCCCTGGTTCCTGCCGCTGGTGGGCACGTACTACCGTATCAAAGACATTTTTTATTGA
- a CDS encoding haloacid dehalogenase type II has protein sequence MIEFEPKYITFDCYGTLTKFHMADMTREQYGHLLNGEDLEKLIAFYSGYRRDEVLGAWKPYRDVVVNALRRACKRMNVEFNEAGAQSIYDAVPTWGPHPDVPEGVARLAKKYKLVILSNASNDQIQSNVDKLGAPFHKVFTAQQAQSYKPRMQGFEYMFDQLNCNPEDVLHVSSSLRYDLMTAHDMGIKHKAFVKRGHEPSTPYYQYYEVNDIPHLASELGL, from the coding sequence ATGATCGAATTCGAACCGAAATACATCACCTTCGACTGCTACGGCACGCTGACCAAATTCCACATGGCCGACATGACGCGCGAGCAGTACGGCCACTTGCTGAACGGCGAAGACCTGGAAAAGCTCATCGCGTTCTATTCGGGCTATCGGCGCGACGAAGTGCTCGGTGCATGGAAGCCGTACCGCGATGTGGTGGTCAATGCGCTGCGCCGCGCCTGCAAGCGCATGAACGTCGAATTCAACGAAGCGGGCGCCCAGAGCATCTATGACGCCGTGCCGACATGGGGTCCGCATCCGGACGTGCCGGAAGGCGTCGCGCGTCTGGCGAAGAAGTACAAGCTGGTGATTCTCTCGAACGCTTCGAACGATCAGATCCAGAGCAACGTCGACAAGCTCGGCGCGCCGTTCCATAAGGTATTCACCGCCCAGCAGGCGCAGTCGTACAAGCCGCGCATGCAAGGCTTCGAATACATGTTCGACCAGTTGAACTGCAATCCGGAAGACGTGCTGCACGTATCGTCGAGCCTGCGCTACGACCTGATGACTGCGCATGACATGGGCATCAAGCACAAGGCCTTCGTCAAGCGCGGCCACGAACCGTCCACGCCGTACTACCAGTACTACGAGGTCAACGACATTCCGCATCTCGCTTCGGAACTCGGTCTGTAA
- a CDS encoding 2-hydroxyacid dehydrogenase gives MAFLYKADPARGAQWAKLFAQKAPELPFHIWPDLGDPAAIRYLAAWQPPEDPTRTFPNLEVVFSVGAGIDQFDLSGVPEHVPVVRMIEPGIVEGMVEYVTQAVLTIHRDLFDYGLQQQQQVWRELPLKPASQRRVGVLGLGVLGTAVLERLRLFGFDCAGWSRSGREIEGVTCYAGEAARDAFLARTDILICLLPLTPATRGLLDAELFAKLPRGASLIQTGRGPHLNQQDLLAALENGQLHNAILDVTDPEPLPAGHALWTHPRVRITPHIASATRPETAVDVVLENLRRHREGLPMVGQVDRAQGY, from the coding sequence ATGGCCTTTCTCTATAAAGCCGACCCGGCGCGTGGCGCCCAGTGGGCGAAACTCTTCGCGCAGAAGGCACCGGAGCTGCCGTTTCATATCTGGCCCGATCTGGGCGATCCGGCCGCGATCCGCTATCTCGCCGCCTGGCAGCCGCCGGAAGATCCGACACGCACCTTCCCTAATCTGGAGGTCGTGTTCTCGGTCGGCGCGGGAATCGATCAGTTCGATCTGTCGGGCGTGCCGGAGCATGTGCCCGTCGTGCGCATGATCGAGCCCGGGATCGTCGAAGGCATGGTCGAGTACGTCACGCAGGCCGTGCTGACGATTCATCGCGATCTGTTCGACTACGGTCTTCAGCAACAACAGCAGGTCTGGCGCGAACTGCCCCTCAAGCCGGCCAGTCAACGCCGCGTCGGCGTCCTTGGGCTCGGCGTATTGGGCACGGCCGTGTTGGAAAGGCTGCGGTTGTTCGGCTTCGACTGCGCGGGATGGAGCCGTTCGGGTCGTGAGATAGAAGGCGTGACGTGTTACGCGGGTGAAGCCGCACGGGATGCGTTTCTCGCGCGCACCGATATTCTGATCTGCCTGCTGCCGCTCACACCCGCCACGCGCGGGTTGCTCGATGCGGAGTTATTCGCGAAGCTGCCGCGCGGCGCGTCGCTGATTCAAACGGGACGCGGTCCGCATCTGAATCAGCAGGATCTGCTGGCAGCGCTCGAAAACGGTCAGTTGCACAACGCCATTCTCGATGTCACCGATCCCGAGCCGTTGCCCGCCGGCCATGCGTTGTGGACGCATCCACGCGTGCGCATCACGCCGCATATCGCCAGCGCGACGCGGCCCGAAACCGCAGTCGACGTGGTGCTGGAGAACCTGCGCCGTCATCGCGAAGGCTTGCCGATGGTCGGTCAGGTCGACCGCGCGCAAGGCTATTGA
- a CDS encoding LysR substrate-binding domain-containing protein — protein sequence MNAVPSPDLGDLRVFCEVARKSSFSAAAEALSVSAAYVSKRINVLETTLGTRLLHRSTRRVAITEAGERVYTWAEKILDDVDQLVEDVSTTRRIPGGKLRISSSFGFGRRFVAPALARFSERYPQLSVRLDLFDRLVDVGGEGFDLDVRIGDEIAPHLIARRLASNHRVLCASPGYLARHGAPRQLAELSSHACLAIKERDHPFGLWRLTVRGETVSIKVTGPLSTNHGEVAVEWALAGRGIVLRSMWDVRPLLESGQLQQVLPEVTQPANLWAVYPARLAQSAKVRVCVDFLSEEFAQGSPPADGAAGVDMARVAER from the coding sequence ATGAATGCCGTCCCATCACCCGATCTCGGCGATTTGCGCGTGTTTTGCGAAGTGGCGCGCAAGTCCAGTTTCAGCGCGGCGGCGGAGGCCTTGTCGGTGTCCGCGGCGTACGTCAGCAAACGCATCAACGTGCTCGAGACTACGCTCGGTACGCGTTTATTGCACCGTTCCACGCGCCGGGTCGCCATCACGGAAGCGGGCGAGCGCGTCTACACGTGGGCCGAAAAGATTCTCGACGATGTCGATCAACTCGTGGAAGACGTCTCCACCACGCGCCGCATTCCCGGCGGCAAGCTGCGCATTTCCAGCAGCTTCGGCTTCGGCCGGCGCTTCGTCGCGCCCGCGCTCGCACGCTTTTCCGAGCGCTATCCGCAACTGAGCGTGCGGCTCGATCTGTTCGACCGTCTCGTCGATGTGGGCGGCGAAGGCTTCGATCTGGACGTGCGCATCGGCGACGAGATCGCGCCGCATCTGATCGCGCGGCGGCTCGCGTCGAATCATCGCGTGCTGTGCGCGTCGCCCGGCTACCTCGCGCGGCATGGCGCGCCGCGCCAGCTTGCCGAGCTGTCCTCGCATGCGTGTCTGGCGATCAAGGAGCGCGACCATCCGTTTGGTCTCTGGCGTTTGACGGTGCGCGGCGAGACGGTCTCGATCAAGGTCACGGGACCGTTGTCGACCAATCACGGCGAAGTAGCGGTGGAGTGGGCGCTGGCCGGACGCGGCATCGTGTTGCGTTCCATGTGGGACGTGCGGCCACTGCTCGAAAGCGGCCAGTTGCAGCAGGTGCTGCCCGAGGTCACGCAGCCGGCGAATCTGTGGGCGGTGTATCCGGCGCGGCTCGCGCAGTCGGCGAAGGTGCGGGTGTGCGTGGACTTTCTGAGTGAAGAGTTCGCGCAAGGGAGTCCGCCGGCCGACGGTGCGGCCGGCGTGGACATGGCCAGAGTTGCCGAACGTTGA
- a CDS encoding Lrp/AsnC family transcriptional regulator, translating to MSSDCKLDRIDLRILSQLQKKGRITNVELADAVGLSPSPCLIRVKRLEKAGYIIGYGAQIQLEKLGDVQIVFTEVTLADHRREDFIKFVNAIRDVDEIVECHLASGGYDYLLKFVTRSVSHYQSIVEGLLERDIGIEKYFSYVIIKSPFVKSHYPLETLFSQNHH from the coding sequence ATGAGCAGCGACTGCAAGCTAGACCGGATTGACCTGCGCATACTTTCCCAATTGCAGAAGAAAGGCCGCATAACCAACGTCGAGCTTGCCGACGCGGTCGGGCTGTCGCCCAGTCCCTGCCTGATCCGGGTGAAGCGTCTGGAGAAAGCCGGCTACATCATCGGCTACGGTGCGCAGATCCAGCTCGAAAAGCTCGGCGACGTGCAGATCGTCTTCACCGAAGTCACGCTCGCCGATCATCGGCGGGAAGACTTCATCAAGTTCGTGAATGCGATTCGCGACGTCGACGAGATTGTCGAGTGCCATCTGGCGAGCGGCGGTTACGACTACCTGCTGAAGTTCGTCACGCGCAGCGTGAGCCACTACCAGAGCATCGTGGAAGGTCTGCTGGAACGCGATATCGGGATCGAGAAGTACTTCAGCTATGTGATCATCAAGTCGCCGTTCGTGAAGAGCCACTACCCGCTCGAAACACTGTTTTCGCAGAATCATCACTAG
- a CDS encoding aspartate aminotransferase family protein — protein MPIQSLIEADRKHLIHPVINYRAHEARGVTILESASGAFLRDAAGNELLDAFSGLWCVNVGYGQQSIVDAATAQMQKLPYATGYFHFGSEPAIELAQKLVEVSPASLQHVYFTLGGSDAVDSALRFITHYFNATGRPSKKHIIALQRGYHGSSTTGAGLTALPAFHRNFDLPLPNQHHLPSPYAYRSDFADDAALIAASVAALEAKVAELGADNVAAFFCEPIQGSGGVIVPPVGWLKAMRESCRKLGILFVADEVITGFGRTGPLFACQGENVEPDLMTVAKGLTAGYAPMGAVLMSDEIYQGIADGDAEAVVGHGHTYSAHPVSAAIGLEVLRLYHEGGLLANGVALAPRFARGLDALLAHPLVGDSRHRGLLGALELVSDKDSKAGFDPALKLSERIAAAAYENRLIFRAFGDNILGFAPALSYTEAEFDLMFERLEKTLDDVLAQADVRAALKVKTHATAC, from the coding sequence ATGCCGATTCAATCGCTCATCGAAGCCGACCGCAAGCATCTGATTCACCCGGTCATCAACTACCGCGCGCACGAAGCACGCGGCGTCACCATCCTCGAATCCGCCAGCGGCGCATTTCTGCGCGACGCGGCCGGCAACGAACTGCTCGACGCGTTTTCCGGACTGTGGTGCGTGAACGTCGGCTACGGCCAGCAGAGCATTGTCGACGCCGCCACCGCGCAGATGCAGAAATTGCCCTACGCGACCGGCTATTTCCATTTCGGCTCGGAGCCGGCCATCGAACTCGCGCAGAAGCTGGTCGAGGTGTCGCCCGCGTCGCTGCAACACGTGTACTTCACGCTCGGCGGGTCGGACGCGGTGGACTCGGCACTGCGCTTCATCACGCACTACTTCAACGCTACGGGGCGTCCGTCGAAGAAGCACATCATCGCGCTGCAACGCGGCTACCACGGCTCGTCGACGACCGGCGCCGGCCTCACCGCCCTGCCCGCGTTCCACCGCAACTTCGATCTGCCGCTGCCGAACCAGCATCATTTGCCGTCGCCGTACGCGTACCGCAGCGATTTCGCCGACGACGCCGCGCTGATCGCCGCCTCGGTGGCCGCGCTCGAAGCGAAGGTGGCCGAGCTCGGCGCCGACAACGTCGCCGCGTTCTTCTGCGAACCGATCCAGGGTTCGGGCGGCGTGATCGTACCGCCGGTCGGCTGGCTGAAGGCCATGCGTGAAAGTTGCCGTAAGCTGGGCATTCTGTTCGTCGCCGACGAAGTCATCACCGGATTCGGCCGCACGGGTCCGCTGTTCGCCTGCCAGGGCGAAAACGTCGAGCCGGATCTGATGACGGTCGCCAAAGGTTTGACAGCGGGCTATGCGCCGATGGGCGCCGTGCTGATGTCGGACGAAATCTATCAGGGCATCGCGGACGGCGACGCCGAAGCGGTGGTCGGTCATGGCCATACGTATTCCGCGCATCCGGTGAGCGCGGCCATCGGCCTCGAAGTGCTGCGCCTGTATCACGAAGGCGGACTGCTCGCGAACGGCGTGGCACTCGCGCCGCGTTTCGCGCGCGGCCTCGACGCGCTGCTCGCGCATCCGCTGGTGGGCGACTCACGCCACCGTGGCCTGCTGGGCGCGCTCGAACTCGTGTCCGACAAGGACAGCAAGGCGGGCTTCGATCCGGCGTTGAAACTGTCCGAACGGATCGCCGCCGCCGCGTATGAAAACCGCCTGATTTTCCGTGCTTTCGGCGACAACATCCTCGGCTTTGCACCGGCGCTCTCGTACACCGAGGCCGAGTTCGATCTGATGTTCGAACGGCTTGAAAAGACCCTCGACGACGTTCTCGCACAAGCCGATGTGCGCGCCGCGCTGAAGGTCAAAACTCATGCCACCGCATGCTAG
- a CDS encoding GNAT family N-acetyltransferase has product MSDSITYRRFTLDDIAAAHALTVELKWPHRADDWRFVVQLGVGFVAEDANGVIGTALCWKYGAECASLGMVIVSPGSQGRGIGRKLMDLVLDELGGRVTFLHATTAGQPLYEKLGFRATGTLDQHQGAAFQPPLVSLPPGERLRPLGSSDTARLVELASRASGLDRGEVLPALLGTADGIALDRDGELIGFALFRRFGRGFAIGPVVAPASEDSSRAKALISHWLALNEGVFVRIDTPGESGLTEWLEQLGLPRVDTVVKMIRPATPGESASGGQDAHYLQYGIINQAIC; this is encoded by the coding sequence GTGTCCGATTCGATTACCTATAGACGCTTCACCCTCGACGACATTGCCGCCGCACACGCGTTGACGGTCGAACTCAAATGGCCGCATCGCGCGGACGACTGGAGATTCGTCGTCCAGCTGGGCGTGGGTTTCGTCGCGGAAGATGCGAACGGCGTGATCGGCACCGCCCTGTGCTGGAAATACGGCGCCGAGTGCGCGTCGCTCGGCATGGTGATCGTGTCGCCGGGAAGCCAGGGACGAGGCATCGGCAGAAAGTTGATGGATCTGGTGCTGGACGAACTGGGCGGCCGGGTCACGTTCCTGCACGCCACCACCGCGGGCCAGCCGCTCTATGAAAAGCTCGGCTTTCGCGCCACGGGCACGCTCGACCAGCACCAAGGCGCGGCGTTTCAGCCGCCGCTCGTGTCGCTGCCGCCGGGCGAGCGCTTGCGCCCGCTTGGTTCGAGCGATACCGCGCGGCTGGTCGAACTGGCGTCGCGGGCCAGCGGTCTGGATCGCGGCGAAGTCTTGCCCGCGCTACTAGGCACCGCCGACGGCATCGCGCTCGACCGCGACGGCGAACTGATCGGCTTCGCGCTGTTTCGCCGCTTCGGACGCGGCTTTGCGATCGGTCCGGTGGTCGCGCCTGCCTCGGAAGATTCGAGCCGCGCCAAGGCGCTCATCAGCCACTGGCTGGCGCTGAACGAAGGCGTGTTCGTGCGTATCGACACACCGGGTGAAAGCGGTCTGACCGAGTGGCTGGAGCAATTGGGCCTGCCGCGCGTGGACACGGTCGTCAAAATGATCCGCCCCGCCACACCGGGCGAGTCCGCGAGCGGCGGCCAGGACGCGCATTACCTGCAATACGGCATCATCAACCAGGCAATCTGCTGA